The following DNA comes from Candidatus Nitrosotalea okcheonensis.
AATTTTGCGCTCCAGTTCAAACTACCTCCTACTGCAACATCTGGAGATTTCAACATAATTGCCAGCGCAAAAGTAAATGGATTTATTGTAACACAAACCAAGATCATGACTGCAACTGTTCCAGAGTTTGGTCCTATCACAATGCCTTTGTTTGGAGTATCGCTTGTTCTGACAGTTGTCATATTTGCCATGGCAAACAAATCAAAAAACTTGCATTACTAAAAATCTATTACATGTGATGTTGTTACTAGTACATGAATTTTGGTCTTTGTTTTTTGTGCAACATGCATCGAGAACTTGGGATACATTATTCAAAAAAACATGGCAAAATAATTGAAGTCTGTCTTGGCTGTAAATCCAAACTGGCTTGATAAAAAATGGGAAAGTCTGGCCTATCCGTATGTCTTTCCACATGTATTGCATTGCCAGTGGTTTGATATTACCGACCACTGATGTTTGTGTTGTGCCTGAGTCGTCATATTGTTCTCTATTAGATATACAAAGGTAAGCATATAAATTAGAAAGTGATAATATGGTTATCAAGTGAGTTGATGGTAAGTTGAAAGAAGAAGAATGCAAGGTTTTGTTGGATTCTATGAAAGCATGCCCAATTGATAATACTTTTAAAATTATAGGAAGAAAGTTTACCGTACACATTTTACGTAACATGACAAAACTTGGCCAAAGCCGGTTCAACCAGTTTTTGGACTCTGTAGAAGGGATAAACCCAAAAACCTTGTCTGCAAGGCTGCGAGAAATGGAAAAAAATGGCATAATCGAGAAGAGAATCTATGCTGGAACTCCAGTCAAGATAGAGTATGTTGTCACAAAAAAGGGGCTTGCACTAAACCCGATACTTGAATCAATGGCGGCGTTTTCTATGCAATATTGCGCTAAGGATGTATTCAAAGATGGAAAGCCTAGAATCTTGAAAGAAGTCTATTCGAAACCCACCGAAGCTGCATAAATTGTATTTTAATATCACACAAAAACCAAAAAATGACTTACCTCAAGTTAATCTGATATAGTCACACTCACTTGCCATTTTAAATACTTTCAAGTGTATAGTAGATATACAAATGATATCTAATAAAAAACAAGAACTTGTATTTGAAAAAGACAAGACATGCCTACGTGATGGAATATCACATGGGCCACTTGTGACTGATAATGTTCGTGGTGAAATACTGTGTGCAAAATGTGGAACCATTCTTGAAGATAGGGTAGAAGATTCCGGATCAGAACAAAAATTATTCACTGCAGAAGACTATGGAAACAGCACCAGGACTGGACTTGGCTCGGCGCTATCAATTCATGACAAGGGATTGTCTACTGTAATTGGAAATACAGATCGGGATGCATCTGGAAATTCCATTTCTACATACATGAAGTATACATTTAACAGACTACGAACTTGGGATACAAGAAGCAAGTCAAGTTCTGCTGAAAGAAATCTTCGCTCTGCGTTTGTAGTAATGGGGGCAATCCAGCCAAAACTTGAGGTTTCTGATGCTGTAGTCGAACGAGCTGCATATTTGTATCGAAAGGCACTGACTAAAAACATCATTCGAGGAAGAACAATTTCTGGCATGATTCTTTCTGCACTGTATATTGCATGCAGGGAATCTGGAGTTCCAAGGACACTGCAG
Coding sequences within:
- a CDS encoding winged helix-turn-helix transcriptional regulator, producing the protein MKEEECKVLLDSMKACPIDNTFKIIGRKFTVHILRNMTKLGQSRFNQFLDSVEGINPKTLSARLREMEKNGIIEKRIYAGTPVKIEYVVTKKGLALNPILESMAAFSMQYCAKDVFKDGKPRILKEVYSKPTEAA
- a CDS encoding transcription initiation factor IIB; amino-acid sequence: MISNKKQELVFEKDKTCLRDGISHGPLVTDNVRGEILCAKCGTILEDRVEDSGSEQKLFTAEDYGNSTRTGLGSALSIHDKGLSTVIGNTDRDASGNSISTYMKYTFNRLRTWDTRSKSSSAERNLRSAFVVMGAIQPKLEVSDAVVERAAYLYRKALTKNIIRGRTISGMILSALYIACRESGVPRTLQDVSSAGNVSFKNLSRHYRIFVKTLDLQVDSLNPSEFVSKIGTSVGLSEKAQRDALGIIEDAKKRGLADGKNPVSLAATALFLSGMINGEKATQDSIAKASGISSVTIRNVAKVFRKKMELGT